In a genomic window of Variovorax paradoxus:
- a CDS encoding DUF4126 domain-containing protein, protein MTALDMPQLLALAAAIGWASGVRLYLVVLLTGLVGYLGWVPLPGGLQLLAHPVVIAASGFMVFVEFFADKIPGLDSLWDVVHTAIRIPAGAALAASVFGVDHGAMALVAALLGGGFAATAHAAKATTRAAINTSPEPFSNVGASLVEDTMVPAGLWLAVAHPFVFLVLFVLVLVASVWLTRKSWRFLKALFSRVARIFSGRPDPGVVPAFQLKKNPPGDSSNV, encoded by the coding sequence ATGACCGCGCTCGACATGCCCCAACTGCTCGCCCTGGCCGCCGCCATCGGCTGGGCCAGCGGCGTGCGGCTGTACCTGGTGGTGCTGCTCACGGGCCTGGTCGGCTACCTCGGCTGGGTGCCGCTGCCGGGCGGGCTGCAGCTGCTCGCGCATCCGGTGGTGATCGCGGCCAGCGGCTTCATGGTGTTCGTCGAGTTCTTCGCCGACAAGATCCCGGGGCTCGATTCGCTCTGGGACGTGGTCCACACCGCGATCCGCATTCCGGCCGGCGCGGCGCTCGCGGCCAGCGTGTTCGGTGTCGACCACGGCGCGATGGCGCTGGTGGCGGCGCTGCTCGGCGGCGGCTTCGCGGCCACCGCGCATGCGGCCAAGGCCACCACGCGCGCGGCCATCAACACCTCGCCCGAGCCGTTCTCGAACGTGGGTGCCTCGCTGGTGGAGGACACCATGGTGCCCGCGGGCCTGTGGCTGGCCGTGGCGCATCCCTTCGTCTTCCTCGTGCTGTTCGTGCTCGTGCTGGTCGCGAGCGTGTGGCTGACCCGCAAGAGCTGGCGCTTCCTCAAGGCGCTGTTCTCCCGCGTCGCCCGCATCTTCAGCGGCCGGCCCGATCCGGGTGTCGTGCCCGCGTTTCAACTGAAAAAGAATCCTCCGGGAGACTCGTCCAATGTTTAA
- a CDS encoding AraC family transcriptional regulator — protein MSSPSFLRPARAVTPMAFVRAIVKGYERYCQDPSEALKAAQITPRELARPGARVTAAQFEALSGHAMQELDDEALGWFSRRLPWGSYGMLCRASLTSPDLGVAIKRWCRHHRLLTEDIGLALEVTGGVATLRITENRPLDPAFREFCLVTSLRFMHGYMCWAIDSRISLRQAGFPFPAPAHRDAYAAMFTPEVRFDAARASIAFDERYLALPLQRDERALRTMLKRALPLTILQYRRDRLLGQRVRELLRSRAAETTTAEALATLLNVSSRTLHRQLQEEGSSLQALKNEVRHELAVDLLRRTHRPIKQVALAAGFRNEKSFSRAFLQWTGLAPRDFRQQAATPAPGPSRTRDLPP, from the coding sequence ATGTCCTCCCCCTCCTTCCTCCGCCCCGCCCGCGCGGTCACGCCGATGGCCTTCGTGCGAGCCATCGTCAAGGGCTACGAGCGCTACTGCCAGGACCCGTCCGAGGCGCTGAAGGCGGCACAGATCACGCCGCGCGAGCTCGCGCGGCCCGGCGCGCGCGTGACGGCGGCGCAGTTCGAGGCGCTGTCGGGCCATGCGATGCAGGAGCTCGACGACGAGGCGCTGGGCTGGTTCTCGCGCCGCCTGCCCTGGGGCAGCTACGGCATGCTGTGCCGCGCCTCGCTGACCTCGCCCGACCTCGGCGTGGCGATCAAGCGCTGGTGCCGCCACCACCGGCTGCTGACCGAGGACATCGGCCTCGCGCTCGAGGTGACGGGCGGCGTGGCCACGCTGCGCATCACCGAGAACCGCCCGCTCGACCCGGCCTTCCGCGAGTTCTGCCTCGTGACCAGCCTGCGCTTCATGCACGGCTACATGTGCTGGGCCATCGACTCGCGCATCTCGCTGCGGCAGGCCGGCTTTCCCTTTCCCGCGCCGGCGCACCGCGACGCCTACGCGGCGATGTTCACGCCCGAGGTGCGCTTCGACGCGGCGCGCGCGAGCATCGCCTTCGACGAGCGCTACCTCGCGCTGCCGCTGCAGCGCGACGAGCGCGCGCTGCGCACCATGCTCAAGCGCGCGCTGCCGCTCACGATCCTGCAGTACCGGCGCGACCGGCTGCTGGGCCAGCGCGTGCGCGAGCTGCTGCGCTCGCGCGCCGCCGAGACCACCACCGCCGAGGCGCTGGCCACGCTGCTCAACGTGTCGAGCCGCACCCTGCACCGCCAGCTGCAGGAGGAAGGCAGCTCGCTGCAGGCGCTCAAGAACGAGGTGCGCCACGAGCTCGCGGTCGACCTGCTGCGGCGCACCCACCGGCCGATCAAGCAGGTCGCGCTGGCGGCGGGCTTTCGCAACGAGAAGAGCTTTTCGCGCGCCTTCCTGCAATGGACGGGACTCGCGCCCAGGGACTTCCGCCAGCAGGCGGCCACGCCCGCGCCCGGACCGTCACGCACCCGGGACCTCCCTCCATGA
- a CDS encoding isovaleryl-CoA dehydrogenase, protein MHDPGLNFDLGETIDSLRSAIQDFAANEIAPRAADIDRENLFPHDLWKKLGDLGLHGMTVKEEYGGTELGYLAHIVAMEEVSRASASVGLSYGAHSNLCVNQIHRNGSEAQKKKYLPKLVSGEHVGALAMSEPNAGSDVVSMKLKAEKKDGYYVLNGGKMWITNGGDADTLVIYGKTEPEMGARGMTAFIVEKGFKGFSAGTKLDKLGMRGSNTFPLFFDNCEVPEENVLGGEGQGAKVLMSGLDYERAVLSGGPLGIMAACMDAVLPFIHERKQFGQSIGEFQLMQGKIADMYSTWQATRAYVYAVGKACDRNDHARTFRKDAAGAILYSAEKATWMAGEAIQALGGVGYTKEFPVERLWRDAKLYEIGAGTSEIRRMLIGRELFAETA, encoded by the coding sequence ATGCACGATCCCGGCCTGAACTTCGACCTGGGCGAGACCATCGACTCGCTGCGCAGCGCGATCCAGGACTTCGCCGCGAATGAAATCGCGCCCCGCGCCGCGGACATCGACCGCGAGAACCTGTTCCCGCACGACCTCTGGAAGAAGCTCGGCGACCTCGGCCTGCACGGCATGACCGTGAAGGAGGAGTACGGCGGCACCGAGCTCGGCTACCTCGCGCACATCGTGGCGATGGAAGAGGTGTCGCGCGCCTCGGCCTCGGTCGGCCTGTCGTACGGCGCGCACTCGAACCTGTGCGTGAACCAGATCCACCGCAACGGCAGCGAGGCACAGAAGAAGAAGTACCTGCCCAAGCTGGTGAGCGGCGAGCACGTGGGCGCGCTGGCCATGAGCGAGCCCAATGCCGGCTCCGACGTGGTGAGCATGAAGCTCAAGGCCGAGAAGAAGGACGGCTACTACGTGCTCAACGGCGGCAAGATGTGGATCACCAACGGCGGCGACGCCGACACGCTGGTGATCTACGGCAAGACCGAGCCCGAGATGGGCGCGCGCGGCATGACCGCCTTCATCGTCGAGAAGGGCTTCAAGGGCTTCTCGGCCGGCACCAAGCTCGACAAGCTCGGCATGCGCGGCTCCAACACCTTCCCGCTGTTCTTCGACAACTGCGAGGTGCCCGAGGAGAACGTGCTCGGCGGCGAGGGCCAGGGCGCGAAGGTGCTGATGAGCGGCCTCGACTACGAGCGCGCCGTGCTCTCTGGCGGCCCGCTGGGCATCATGGCGGCCTGCATGGATGCGGTGCTGCCCTTCATCCACGAGCGCAAGCAGTTCGGCCAGAGCATCGGCGAGTTCCAGCTCATGCAGGGCAAGATCGCCGACATGTACTCGACCTGGCAGGCCACGCGCGCCTACGTGTACGCCGTGGGCAAGGCCTGCGACCGCAACGACCATGCGCGCACCTTCCGCAAGGACGCGGCCGGCGCGATTCTCTACTCGGCCGAGAAGGCGACCTGGATGGCCGGCGAGGCGATCCAGGCGCTCGGCGGCGTGGGCTACACCAAGGAATTCCCGGTCGAGCGGCTGTGGCGCGATGCCAAGCTCTACGAGATCGGCGCCGGCACCAGCGAGATCCGGCGCATGCTGATCGGGCGCGAGCTGTTCGCAGAGACCGCTTAG
- a CDS encoding enoyl-CoA hydratase/isomerase family protein: MSDFTKLSLAIDGAVARIWLDQPEARNAFDDVVIAELTRAFTEAGAAAQVKAIVLGADGPAFCAGANLNWMRRMADYSRDENIADAGKLAAMLRTIAECPKPTIARVQGDVYAGGMGLVAACDMAVSVDSAWYCLSEVRIGLVPATISPYVLRAMGTRASQRYFLTAERFGAVEAYRIGFVHEVVGADALDAKVDELLKALTGASPAAVRACKQLVADVAGREIDDALIAKTVEGIADIRASDEGREGVQAFLQKRKPSWLAGASS, from the coding sequence ATGAGCGACTTCACTAAGCTGAGCCTCGCGATCGACGGCGCCGTCGCGCGCATCTGGCTCGACCAGCCCGAGGCCCGCAACGCCTTCGACGACGTGGTCATCGCCGAGCTGACGCGGGCCTTCACCGAGGCCGGCGCGGCGGCGCAGGTCAAGGCCATCGTGCTGGGCGCCGACGGCCCGGCGTTTTGCGCCGGCGCCAACCTCAACTGGATGCGCCGCATGGCCGACTACAGCCGCGACGAGAACATCGCCGACGCCGGCAAGCTCGCCGCCATGCTGCGCACCATCGCCGAGTGCCCGAAGCCGACCATCGCGCGCGTGCAGGGCGACGTCTACGCGGGCGGCATGGGGCTGGTCGCGGCCTGCGACATGGCCGTGAGCGTGGACAGCGCCTGGTACTGCCTGAGCGAGGTCAGGATCGGCCTGGTGCCCGCCACCATCAGCCCCTACGTGCTGCGCGCCATGGGCACGCGCGCCTCGCAGCGCTACTTCCTCACGGCCGAGCGCTTCGGCGCCGTCGAGGCGTACCGCATCGGCTTCGTGCACGAGGTGGTCGGGGCCGATGCGCTCGATGCCAAGGTCGACGAGCTGCTCAAGGCGCTGACCGGCGCGAGCCCGGCCGCCGTGCGCGCCTGCAAGCAGCTGGTGGCCGACGTGGCGGGCCGCGAGATCGACGACGCGCTGATCGCGAAGACGGTCGAAGGCATCGCCGACATCCGCGCCAGCGACGAGGGCCGCGAGGGCGTGCAGGCCTTCCTGCAGAAGCGCAAGCCGTCCTGGCTTGCGGGCGCGTCGTCCTGA
- a CDS encoding AMP-binding protein → MTAALTESYGKGATDVPLIEQTIGDFFDAMVERQPDREALVSRHEGLRFSYRELQAESDRLASALLKLGLAPGDRVGIWSHNNAPWVLMQIATAKVGLILVNINPAYRTAELEYALNKVGCKALVTMAQFKTSDYLGMLQELGPKRLPQLAHTFWIDKAGEGAEVPGMRRFSALLASGDAADPKVAAVQKTLKATDPINIQFTSGTTGFPKGATLTHRNILNNGFFIGECMKLGPDDRLCIPVPLYHCFGMVLGNLACLTHGSAIVYPNDGFDPLTVLETVQAEKCTGLHGVPTMFIAELDHPRFKEFDLSTLRTGIMAGSPCPIEVMKRVVSEMHLEQITIAYGMTETSPVSCQSSTDTPLDRRVSTVGTVQPHLEVKIVDPETGETMPPGQSGELCTRGYSVMHGYWDDEPKTREAIDAEHWMHTGDLATMDAEGYVNIVGRIKDMVIRGGENIYPREIEEFLYRHPKVQDVQVVGLPDRKYGEELCAWIIAKPGQSVTEEEVREFCKGQIAHYKVPKYIRFVPAFPMTVTGKIQKFKIRDEMKAELGLDEARTA, encoded by the coding sequence ATGACTGCAGCACTGACCGAGAGCTACGGCAAGGGCGCCACCGACGTCCCCCTCATCGAACAGACCATCGGCGACTTCTTCGACGCCATGGTCGAGCGGCAACCCGATCGCGAGGCGCTCGTGAGCCGCCACGAAGGCCTGCGCTTCAGCTACCGCGAACTGCAGGCCGAGTCGGACCGGCTCGCCAGCGCGCTGCTGAAGCTGGGGCTCGCGCCGGGCGACCGCGTGGGCATCTGGTCGCACAACAACGCGCCATGGGTGCTGATGCAGATCGCCACCGCCAAGGTCGGCCTGATCCTCGTCAACATCAATCCCGCCTACCGCACCGCCGAGCTCGAATACGCGCTCAACAAGGTCGGCTGCAAGGCGCTGGTGACGATGGCGCAATTCAAGACCAGCGACTACCTCGGCATGCTGCAGGAGCTCGGCCCGAAGCGGCTGCCGCAACTGGCCCACACCTTCTGGATCGACAAGGCTGGCGAGGGCGCCGAGGTGCCCGGAATGCGGCGCTTCTCGGCGCTGCTGGCCAGCGGCGACGCGGCCGACCCGAAGGTGGCCGCGGTGCAGAAGACGCTGAAGGCCACCGACCCGATCAACATCCAGTTCACCAGCGGCACCACGGGCTTCCCCAAGGGCGCGACGCTGACGCACCGCAACATCCTCAACAACGGCTTCTTCATCGGCGAGTGCATGAAGCTCGGGCCGGACGACAGGCTGTGCATCCCGGTGCCGCTGTACCACTGCTTCGGCATGGTGCTCGGCAACCTGGCCTGCCTCACGCACGGCTCGGCCATCGTCTATCCGAACGACGGCTTCGATCCGCTGACCGTGCTCGAGACGGTGCAGGCCGAGAAGTGCACCGGCCTGCATGGCGTGCCCACGATGTTCATCGCCGAGCTCGACCATCCGCGCTTCAAGGAGTTCGACCTCTCGACCCTGCGCACCGGCATCATGGCCGGCTCGCCGTGCCCGATCGAGGTGATGAAGCGCGTGGTCAGCGAGATGCACCTCGAGCAGATCACCATCGCCTACGGCATGACCGAGACCAGCCCGGTGAGCTGCCAGAGCAGCACCGACACGCCGCTCGACCGCCGCGTGTCGACCGTGGGCACGGTGCAGCCGCACCTCGAGGTGAAGATCGTCGACCCCGAGACCGGCGAGACCATGCCGCCGGGCCAGTCGGGCGAGCTCTGCACGCGCGGCTATTCGGTGATGCACGGCTACTGGGACGACGAACCCAAGACGCGCGAGGCCATCGATGCCGAGCACTGGATGCATACCGGCGACCTCGCGACCATGGACGCCGAGGGCTACGTCAACATCGTGGGCCGCATCAAGGACATGGTGATCCGCGGCGGCGAGAACATCTATCCGCGCGAGATCGAGGAGTTCCTCTACCGCCATCCCAAGGTGCAGGACGTGCAGGTGGTGGGCCTGCCCGACCGCAAGTACGGCGAGGAGCTCTGCGCCTGGATCATCGCCAAGCCCGGCCAGAGCGTCACCGAGGAAGAGGTGCGCGAGTTCTGCAAGGGCCAGATCGCGCACTACAAGGTGCCGAAGTACATCCGCTTCGTGCCGGCCTTCCCGATGACCGTGACCGGCAAGATCCAGAAGTTCAAGATCCGCGACGAGATGAAGGCCGAGCTCGGCCTCGACGAAGCGCGGACTGCATGA
- a CDS encoding methylcrotonoyl-CoA carboxylase: MTQLETKLNARSADFQANAAAMRALVDDLQSQFAAVAQGGGEAARAKHTARGKLLPRERVAELLDPGTPFLELSPLAAHGMYKGDAPGAGIIAGIGRVNGVDCMVVCNDATVKGGTYYPMTVKKHLRAQEIAEQNRLPCIYLVDSGGANLPNQDEVFPDREHFGRIFYNQANMSAQGIGQIAVVMGSCTAGGAYVPAMSDESIIVKNQGTIFLGGPPLVKAATGEVVTAEDLGGGDVHTRLSGVADHLAQNDLHALALARSAVANLNLSRSVRTELVEVPGQASTSSARTRGVREPAFPREELYGVIPTDTRKPFDVREIIARVVDGSEFHEFKARFGATLVCGFAEIEGMPVGIVANNGILFSESAHKGAHFIELCCQRKTPLVFLQNITGFMVGRKYENEGIARHGAKMVTAVATANVPKFTIIIGGSFGAGNYGMCGRAYSPRFLWMWPNARISVMGGEQAASVLATVRRDGIEAKGGQWSADEEEAFKAPIRQQYEDQGHPYYATARLWDDGIIDPADTRRVLALGLAAARNAPIPEPKFGIFRM; the protein is encoded by the coding sequence ATGACCCAACTCGAAACCAAACTCAACGCCCGCTCGGCCGACTTCCAGGCCAACGCCGCCGCCATGCGCGCGCTGGTCGACGACCTGCAGTCGCAGTTCGCCGCGGTTGCGCAAGGCGGCGGCGAGGCCGCGCGCGCCAAGCACACGGCGCGCGGCAAGCTGCTGCCGCGCGAGCGCGTGGCCGAGCTGCTCGATCCGGGCACGCCCTTCCTCGAGCTGTCGCCGCTGGCCGCGCACGGCATGTACAAGGGCGACGCGCCCGGCGCCGGCATCATCGCGGGCATCGGCCGGGTCAATGGCGTCGACTGCATGGTGGTGTGCAACGACGCCACCGTGAAGGGCGGCACCTACTACCCGATGACGGTGAAGAAGCACCTGCGCGCGCAGGAGATCGCCGAGCAGAACCGCCTGCCGTGCATCTACCTGGTCGACTCGGGCGGCGCCAACCTGCCGAACCAGGACGAGGTGTTCCCCGACCGCGAGCACTTCGGCCGCATCTTCTACAACCAGGCCAACATGAGCGCCCAGGGCATCGGCCAGATCGCCGTGGTCATGGGCTCGTGCACCGCGGGCGGTGCCTACGTGCCGGCGATGAGCGACGAATCGATCATCGTGAAGAACCAGGGCACCATCTTCCTGGGCGGCCCACCGCTGGTGAAGGCGGCCACCGGCGAGGTGGTGACGGCCGAGGACCTGGGCGGCGGCGACGTGCACACGCGGCTGTCGGGCGTGGCCGACCACCTGGCGCAGAACGACCTGCATGCGCTGGCGCTCGCGCGCTCGGCGGTGGCCAACCTGAACCTGTCCAGATCCGTTCGCACTGAGCTTGTCGAAGTGCCGGGACAGGCTTCGACAAGCTCAGCCCGAACGCGTGGAGTGCGCGAGCCCGCGTTCCCGCGCGAGGAGCTCTACGGCGTGATCCCCACCGACACGCGCAAGCCCTTCGACGTGCGCGAGATCATCGCGCGCGTGGTCGACGGCAGCGAGTTCCACGAGTTCAAGGCCCGCTTCGGCGCCACCCTGGTCTGCGGCTTCGCCGAGATCGAGGGCATGCCGGTGGGCATCGTCGCCAACAACGGCATCCTGTTCTCCGAATCGGCGCATAAGGGCGCGCACTTCATCGAGCTGTGCTGCCAGCGCAAGACGCCGCTGGTGTTCCTGCAGAACATCACCGGCTTCATGGTGGGCCGCAAGTACGAGAACGAGGGGATCGCGCGCCATGGCGCCAAGATGGTGACGGCCGTGGCCACCGCCAACGTGCCGAAGTTCACCATCATCATCGGCGGCAGCTTCGGCGCCGGCAACTACGGCATGTGCGGCCGGGCCTACAGCCCGCGCTTCCTCTGGATGTGGCCCAACGCGCGCATCAGCGTGATGGGCGGCGAGCAGGCCGCGAGCGTGCTCGCGACCGTGCGGCGCGACGGCATCGAGGCCAAGGGCGGCCAGTGGAGCGCCGACGAGGAAGAGGCCTTCAAGGCGCCGATCCGCCAGCAGTACGAGGACCAGGGCCACCCCTACTACGCCACCGCACGGCTGTGGGACGACGGCATCATCGATCCGGCCGACACGCGCCGCGTGCTCGCGCTGGGCTTGGCGGCCGCGCGCAACGCGCCGATCCCCGAGCCGAAGTTCGGCATCTTCCGCATGTGA